The Streptobacillus felis genome includes the window GGATAAAATAGGTGCTTTTTCATCTGTGAATAGAGAAAATGCACTTAAATCAGCCCAAAAGGCAGATCAAAGTGAAAAAACTAGTTCGTTACATGGAGTACCTATAGCCTTAAAAGATAATATAGTATCTTTAGATGAGCTTACTACTTCAGCATCTAAAATTCTTGATGGATATTATGGGACTTATGATGCGACTGTAGTAAAAAAGTTGAAAGAAGCAAATGTTGTATTAGTTGGTAAAGCTAATATGGATGAATTTGCCATGGGATCTTCCAATGAAAATTCTGGGATCAAACCAGTATCTAATCCTTGGGATTTAGATAGAGTTCCTGGGGGTTCTAGTGGAGGATCTGCTGCAGCTGTAGCTGCACTTCAAGTACCTATAGCTTTAGGTACAGACACAGGTGGTTCTGTAAGACAACCTGCAGCATTAACAGGTACAGTAGGTTTAAAACCTACATATGGTAGAGTATCTAGATATGGTTTAATGGCATTTGGATCATCTTTAGATCAAATAGGAATAATAGCAAGAAATTCTGAAGATGTTGCAAAAACATTAGAAATAATTGCAGGGGAAGATATTTACGATCCAACTACTGCAGATGTACCTGTACCTGAATACTCTAAATTATTAGATAAAGATATAAACGGATTAAGAATAGGTATAGATAAGAAGTTTTATGAAGGTTTATCAATAGAAATTAAAGAATCTACTCAAAAAGCTTTAGAGGTTTTAGTAGGATTGGGAGCAACTATAGTTGATATTAGCCTAGATTATGCTAAATATTCTATTCCAACTTACTATATTATTTCATCAGCAGAAGCATCATCTAATCTTTCAAGATATGATGGAGTCCGTTATGGATATAGGGCAGATGCAGATAATATAGAAGATGTTTATGTAAAATCAAGAACTGAAGGATTTGGTAAGGAAGTTAAAAGAAGAATAATGATAGGTTCATATGTTTTAAGTTCAGGATTTTATGATGCTTACTACAAAAAAGCATCTCAGGTAAGAAGACTTATAAAAAATGATTATCAAAAAGCTTTAGAAAGTGTTGATGTAATAATTACACCTACTACACCTACCACAGCATTTAAAAAAGGTGAAAAATCAAACAATCCTATAGAAATGTATTTATCAGATATTTATACTGTTTCAGTTTCTTTAGCAGGATTACCAGCTATTTCTGTTCCAGTTGGTTTTGTAGATGGATTACCTGTAGGTATGCAAATTATTTCAAATTATTTCAGAGAAGATTTATTATTAAATGTTTCGCATAAATATGAAATGGAAAGAGGAAAAATAGAATATGAAAGAGTATGATATAGTAATAGGTCTAGAAGTTCACTGCCAATTAAAAACTAAAACAAAAATTTGGTGTGATGCAGATGCAAATTATGATGAAAAAGATCCTAATACTTGTATTTCACCAGTTTCAACAGGGCAACCAGGTGCTCTTCCTAGATTAAATGAAGATGTATTAGATTACGCAATTAAAGCTGCACTTGCTTTAAATTGTGATATAAATAAGGTTAGCTATTTTGATAGAAAAAATTATTTCTATCCAGATTCACCTAAAAATTACCAAATTACACAATATTTTAAACCTTATGCAGAAAATGGATATTTAGAATTTAAAAGAAATGATAAGGATGTAAAAGTATTAATAGAAAGAATACAAATAGAAGAAGATACTGCTAAAAGTATACATACAAAACACGAATCTATACTAAACTTTAATAGAGCGAGTATACCATTAATAGAAATAGTAACTAAGCCTTGTATTACTAATCCTCAAGATGCTTATGTATATTTAAATACATTAAAAGAAAGAATAAAATATACAGGAGTAAGTGATGTTAGTATGGAACTTGGTTCACTTAGATGTGATGCCAACGTATCTATTAAAGAAAAAGATTCAGATAAACTTGGAACTAGAACAGAAACAAAAAATTTAAATTCATTTAAAGCTGTTGTTAGAGCTATAGAATATGAAGCAAACAGACAAATGGAATTAATAGAAAAAGGTGAAAGAGTAGTACAGGAAACCAGACTTTGGGATGATGAAAAAGGTATTACAAGACCTATGAGAAACAAGGAAGAAGCTATGGATTATAGATACTTTCCAGAACCAGATTTACCTCCTGTAATAATTACAGAAGATAGAATTAATAATCTAAAGGAAGAAATGCCAGAATTTGCTGATGAAAAGCTTTCTAGATTTATTAAAGATTACAATATGTCAGAAGTTGATGCAGGTAATTTAGTAACATCAATAGAGCTTGCAAACTATTTTGAAGAATTAGTTAAAATATCTGGTGAACCTAAACTTTCTACTAACTGGATGTTAACTGAGGTTTTAAGAGTATTAAAAGAACAATATATTACTATAGAGAAATTTAGTATTAGTAGTGAAAATTTAGGTAAATTAATAATACTTGTAAAACAAGGAACTATTAGTTCAAAAATTGCAAAAGAAGTATTTGAAATTATGCTAAATGAAGAAAAAGATCCAAATGAAATAGTAAAAGAAAAAGGTATGTTACAAATATCTGATGAAGGGGAAATTGAAAATATTGTAAAACAAGTAATACAAGAAAATCCAGAATCAGTACAAGATTACCTAAATGGTAAAGATAGAGCTATTAAAGCTCTTATGGGACAGGCTATGAAGATATCAAAAGGTAAGGCTAATCCAAAACTTGTACAAGATTTATTAATAAAAAATATGAAATAGGGTAAATTATGAGTATTTTAAATAAAGAAAGAAATAGAAAGTTAATATATTATGGAACTTTGATAATAGTTTTAATAGCAATAATATTAAAATTATTCTTTTTCCAAATATTACATAAGGACTTTAAATTTAATGACATAAGTAAAATTAGATCATATAAAAAAGAATTAAAAGCTAAACGTGGTTCTATATTTACTAGTGATGATTTAGAATTAGCACTAGATTTGGAATATCAAGGCATAGTTATAGATCCTACATTACTAAATGATAAAGAAGAAATACATACTTTTGTAAATATAGTAAATAGTGTAATATCTAATGTTAAAGTTGATGAGACTGTAAATAAAATATTAGAATTAAAGGAAAAAAATAAGAAATATTATGAGTTTAAAGATATATTAATAACGGTAGATCAAAAAGATGAAATTAATAAACTAATTAGTGAAAAGAAAAAAGATGGTAAATTACTTTCTAAATTTGTTTACTTTACTAAAAAGTTCAAAAGAGAATATGTAAATAACTCTGTATTTGAAACTATAGTTGGTTTTTTAAATAAAGAAGATAAGGGTGTATATGGAATAGAACATAAGTATGAGGACATGCTTAAAGGTGAAAATGGATTATCTACAGGTACTGCACCATTTTCAGAAAAATATGCTGAATATACTTTACCATACTTAATAGATGAAAAAATAGTAAAAAAAGCAGTAGATGGTAATGATGTAATACTAACTATAG containing:
- the gatA gene encoding Asp-tRNA(Asn)/Glu-tRNA(Gln) amidotransferase subunit GatA, which gives rise to MNKIYTLSATEIAKLIQEGKLTSKEATQAILDRIDEVEDKIGAFSSVNRENALKSAQKADQSEKTSSLHGVPIALKDNIVSLDELTTSASKILDGYYGTYDATVVKKLKEANVVLVGKANMDEFAMGSSNENSGIKPVSNPWDLDRVPGGSSGGSAAAVAALQVPIALGTDTGGSVRQPAALTGTVGLKPTYGRVSRYGLMAFGSSLDQIGIIARNSEDVAKTLEIIAGEDIYDPTTADVPVPEYSKLLDKDINGLRIGIDKKFYEGLSIEIKESTQKALEVLVGLGATIVDISLDYAKYSIPTYYIISSAEASSNLSRYDGVRYGYRADADNIEDVYVKSRTEGFGKEVKRRIMIGSYVLSSGFYDAYYKKASQVRRLIKNDYQKALESVDVIITPTTPTTAFKKGEKSNNPIEMYLSDIYTVSVSLAGLPAISVPVGFVDGLPVGMQIISNYFREDLLLNVSHKYEMERGKIEYERV
- the gatB gene encoding Asp-tRNA(Asn)/Glu-tRNA(Gln) amidotransferase subunit GatB encodes the protein MKEYDIVIGLEVHCQLKTKTKIWCDADANYDEKDPNTCISPVSTGQPGALPRLNEDVLDYAIKAALALNCDINKVSYFDRKNYFYPDSPKNYQITQYFKPYAENGYLEFKRNDKDVKVLIERIQIEEDTAKSIHTKHESILNFNRASIPLIEIVTKPCITNPQDAYVYLNTLKERIKYTGVSDVSMELGSLRCDANVSIKEKDSDKLGTRTETKNLNSFKAVVRAIEYEANRQMELIEKGERVVQETRLWDDEKGITRPMRNKEEAMDYRYFPEPDLPPVIITEDRINNLKEEMPEFADEKLSRFIKDYNMSEVDAGNLVTSIELANYFEELVKISGEPKLSTNWMLTEVLRVLKEQYITIEKFSISSENLGKLIILVKQGTISSKIAKEVFEIMLNEEKDPNEIVKEKGMLQISDEGEIENIVKQVIQENPESVQDYLNGKDRAIKALMGQAMKISKGKANPKLVQDLLIKNMK